A stretch of DNA from Oryza glaberrima plastid, complete genome:
AGGAGGAGAAAGAAACAATAGTAACGTGGTCCCGGGCATCTAGCATTCTACCCGCAATGGTTGGCCATACAATCGCGATTCATAATGGAAAGGAACATATACCTATTTACATAACAAATCCTATGGTAGGTCGCAAATTGGGGGAATTCGTACCAACTCGGCATTTCACGAGTTATGAAAGTGCAAGAAAGGATACTAAATCTCGTC
This window harbors:
- the rps19 gene encoding ribosomal protein S19, translating into MTRKKTNPFVAHHLLAKIEKVNMKEEKETIVTWSRASSILPAMVGHTIAIHNGKEHIPIYITNPMVGRKLGEFVPTRHFTSYESARKDTKSRR